A single Candidatus Poribacteria bacterium DNA region contains:
- a CDS encoding sigma-70 family RNA polymerase sigma factor: MIPDEIYVQKTIEGDAEAFNELVQRHHARIYGLAYRMLGNPDDASDATQEAFLEAYKSIESFQFQSKFLTWLYRVGINVCQQYKRRSDSRERTLTSYTRDVQERGGQYASDSPDRVLLKTERDQLVQQAIDQLPSKQRIVVTLFYMQQMKYREIAELLDCSEGTVASRLNAAVRNLKSKLEGLNLH, from the coding sequence ATGATTCCCGACGAAATCTACGTTCAGAAAACAATTGAAGGAGATGCCGAAGCGTTCAATGAATTGGTCCAACGCCACCATGCTAGGATTTATGGACTTGCTTATCGGATGCTTGGCAACCCCGATGATGCCTCGGATGCGACGCAGGAAGCGTTTCTTGAAGCTTACAAATCTATCGAATCCTTCCAATTCCAGTCGAAGTTTTTGACATGGTTGTACCGAGTTGGAATCAACGTTTGCCAACAGTACAAACGTCGGTCAGATTCCCGTGAGCGTACATTAACCTCCTATACGAGGGATGTTCAGGAAAGAGGCGGACAATATGCGAGCGATTCTCCGGATCGAGTCCTCCTGAAAACAGAGCGTGACCAGTTGGTACAACAGGCGATTGATCAATTACCCTCGAAACAGCGGATAGTTGTTACTCTGTTCTATATGCAGCAAATGAAATATCGTGAAATTGCCGAGTTGCTTGATTGCTCAGAAGGTACAGTTGCCTCACGCTTGAATGCAGCCGTGAGGAACCTTAAGTCAAAACTCGAAGGCTTAAACCTCCACTAA
- a CDS encoding mannonate dehydratase: MERKMELGLYLFGEVDEEWLTFVNQLGVEAVVMANPRLPGDGRWEFMDLLQMRTAIENVGPRLAAIENVPPSFYDKIMLGLPGRDEQIENMAATIRNMGAAGIDTFGYHWMPNSVWRTSNTTPTRGGATVTSFDMELVKDAPLSHGRVFTEEEMWEYYEYYMKAILPVAEEAGVRLALHPDDPPVKSLGGIPRLFRSFEGFKHGISLVDSPMHGLDFCVGSWSEMGPGVIDAVRYFGQRDRIFYVHFRDVQGYVPKFAESFVNDGNCDMFEVMQALKESGFNGWMITDHVPNMINDTPQGHRARAFTIGYMAACLERLNAAD, translated from the coding sequence ATGGAACGTAAAATGGAACTTGGCTTGTACCTATTCGGTGAAGTGGACGAGGAATGGCTAACCTTTGTCAATCAACTGGGTGTTGAGGCTGTGGTTATGGCTAACCCTCGACTGCCGGGCGATGGTCGTTGGGAATTTATGGACCTACTACAGATGCGGACGGCGATCGAAAATGTGGGTCCCCGGCTCGCCGCCATTGAGAATGTTCCACCTTCTTTTTATGACAAAATCATGCTCGGCTTACCCGGACGAGATGAGCAGATTGAGAATATGGCAGCTACCATCCGCAATATGGGAGCCGCGGGCATTGATACTTTTGGCTATCATTGGATGCCCAACAGTGTGTGGCGGACTTCCAACACAACGCCCACTCGGGGAGGTGCGACAGTTACCAGTTTTGATATGGAACTTGTTAAAGATGCACCGCTCTCCCACGGACGGGTCTTCACCGAAGAAGAGATGTGGGAATATTACGAATACTACATGAAGGCGATTCTCCCTGTCGCAGAGGAGGCAGGCGTGCGACTCGCGCTCCATCCCGATGACCCACCGGTCAAATCTCTTGGGGGGATACCCCGTCTGTTTCGTAGTTTTGAAGGTTTCAAGCACGGTATATCGCTCGTTGACAGCCCCATGCACGGTCTTGATTTTTGTGTGGGTTCTTGGTCTGAGATGGGCCCTGGGGTAATTGATGCCGTGCGCTATTTTGGACAGCGCGATCGGATTTTCTACGTCCATTTCCGGGATGTGCAGGGGTATGTCCCCAAATTTGCGGAATCCTTCGTAAATGACGGAAACTGCGATATGTTTGAGGTAATGCAGGCATTGAAGGAAAGTGGATTTAATGGTTGGATGATTACAGATCATGTTCCGAACATGATAAACGATACGCCGCAGGGGCACCGTGCACGTGCTTTTACGATTGGTTATATGGCAGCATGTCTTGAGAGATTGAACGCAGCCGACTGA
- a CDS encoding dihydrodipicolinate synthase family protein encodes MNWQEQHPWAGVFPATLCPFHEDESIDEEGLRAYMHELAAVDGIKGLVCNGHTGEITSLRPSERARVTAIVAEEAKGQVKVVSGVSAEGSLEAIDYAIAAKEAGGDAILLMPPHHWLRFGRTSETAIGFFQDVAERADIRIIVHQYPAWTKASYSLAEMLELVKIPQVVCIKMGTRDMARWRWDYEQLKEAAPDVPILTCHDEYLLASLLEGCDGALIGFAGFVPELMVEVVHSALNGDLIGARKARQLVDPLSRIVYNFGEPSGDAHQRMKCARWLMGKFPSMTMRRPLRPLPDTEIAKIRRNLETIGYECVH; translated from the coding sequence ATGAACTGGCAAGAACAGCATCCGTGGGCGGGAGTATTTCCCGCAACCCTCTGTCCATTTCATGAAGATGAATCAATTGATGAAGAGGGGTTGCGGGCATATATGCACGAACTTGCAGCTGTCGATGGTATCAAAGGACTTGTCTGTAATGGGCATACCGGCGAGATTACATCGTTGCGTCCGAGTGAGCGCGCGCGTGTGACAGCGATTGTTGCCGAAGAAGCCAAAGGCCAGGTAAAGGTTGTCTCTGGCGTAAGTGCTGAAGGCAGCCTAGAGGCGATTGACTATGCCATCGCCGCAAAGGAAGCGGGTGGCGATGCGATTTTACTGATGCCCCCGCATCACTGGTTACGTTTTGGTCGTACGAGTGAAACGGCAATCGGCTTTTTTCAGGATGTTGCCGAAAGAGCAGACATTCGCATCATCGTCCACCAATATCCTGCCTGGACAAAGGCAAGCTATAGCCTCGCAGAAATGTTGGAACTCGTGAAAATCCCACAGGTGGTGTGTATCAAGATGGGGACTCGTGACATGGCACGTTGGCGCTGGGACTATGAGCAACTGAAAGAAGCGGCACCCGATGTTCCTATCTTAACCTGTCACGATGAGTATCTGCTTGCTTCGCTATTGGAAGGCTGTGATGGCGCCCTAATCGGCTTTGCCGGATTTGTACCAGAGTTGATGGTAGAGGTGGTGCACTCTGCTCTTAATGGCGACCTGATAGGTGCCCGCAAAGCGCGACAGCTAGTGGATCCGCTATCTCGAATTGTGTACAACTTCGGTGAGCCGAGCGGCGATGCACATCAACGGATGAAGTGTGCGCGCTGGTTGATGGGCAAGTTCCCCTCTATGACGATGCGTCGTCCACTCCGTCCATTGCCTGACACGGAAATTGCCAAGATCCGCCGGAATCTTGAGACCATTGGCTACGAGTGTGTACACTAG
- a CDS encoding ribosome maturation factor RimP: MLSSLTVSVSDLLSPVLADEGIELVDVEYQVDSQTLKLLIHKPGGISIEDCQQVSRIANPILDVHDMILGTYSLEVASPGLNRPLITEADFRRNLGQKVQVEVSTTTEDCSQFNGTLNQVSDGKIFLTLFSGKTVQIVISDIVQAQIQLMW, from the coding sequence ATGCTATCTTCATTAACGGTCTCAGTTTCCGATCTATTATCACCTGTTTTGGCTGATGAAGGGATTGAGCTAGTTGATGTCGAATATCAAGTTGATAGTCAGACGTTAAAACTTTTGATTCATAAGCCCGGTGGTATAAGTATCGAAGATTGCCAGCAGGTGAGTCGAATTGCGAACCCGATTCTCGATGTGCATGACATGATACTAGGCACATACAGTCTTGAAGTCGCTTCGCCGGGACTGAATCGACCGCTTATTACAGAAGCCGATTTCCGCAGGAATTTGGGGCAAAAGGTCCAAGTAGAGGTGTCCACCACGACCGAAGATTGTTCACAATTCAACGGCACCTTAAACCAAGTCAGCGATGGAAAAATCTTCCTGACCCTGTTTTCTGGAAAGACGGTTCAAATTGTAATTTCCGATATTGTTCAAGCCCAAATCCAACTGATGTGGTAA
- a CDS encoding phytanoyl-CoA dioxygenase family protein, which yields MSNLKQELFEIDVYGFTILENVLTPDELMEMREILIRLIGEKGVDRGDCIHISNLPTMDPIFFKTIDHPRVLPLLEGTMTNRVPLILGSLNARIVRPGDPVQRLHGDILEDLMKKDGKNPVMMNTVWMLDDFTAEIGATRIVPGTHKSGINPPPEDRSIKHVLTATAPAGSVLVFNGQCWHGGGANTGDRDRHAIFGHYRIGPMMRFQLDPHHRFPEEWLDLLTDRQKQLLRMENGVGVPHGADHYE from the coding sequence ATGTCTAATCTGAAGCAAGAATTATTTGAAATTGATGTATACGGTTTCACAATCCTTGAGAACGTTCTGACTCCTGATGAATTGATGGAGATGAGAGAGATCCTGATTCGATTGATAGGGGAAAAGGGTGTCGATCGAGGAGACTGTATACATATCTCGAACCTGCCGACAATGGATCCGATCTTTTTCAAGACGATTGACCATCCGAGAGTCTTGCCACTACTTGAAGGAACAATGACCAATCGTGTACCTCTGATTCTCGGCAGTCTTAACGCTCGCATCGTCCGTCCTGGCGATCCGGTGCAACGTCTGCATGGTGATATCCTTGAGGATCTAATGAAGAAAGACGGGAAGAATCCCGTCATGATGAACACGGTCTGGATGCTGGACGATTTTACAGCGGAGATTGGGGCGACCCGGATCGTTCCCGGCACACACAAAAGTGGGATAAATCCCCCACCTGAAGACAGATCGATTAAGCATGTATTGACAGCAACCGCACCGGCGGGAAGTGTTCTTGTTTTTAACGGTCAATGTTGGCATGGTGGCGGTGCGAATACCGGTGATCGGGATCGTCATGCAATTTTTGGGCACTACAGGATTGGCCCTATGATGCGGTTTCAACTTGACCCACACCATCGATTCCCGGAGGAGTGGCTAGATTTACTCACAGATCGGCAAAAGCAACTGCTACGGATGGAGAATGGGGTGGGTGTGCCACACGGCGCGGATCATTACGAATGA
- a CDS encoding nucleotidyltransferase domain-containing protein, with the protein MNGSQSTQISSLNEVVEELKERLTDGLVAVVLFGSRARGDAHEESDWDVLVIARNLPDRLFRRHAFLKAQLPPRWRAAISLLAKTPEEFEASLPSFYLDIALDGIVLYDPYRYMQEKLTHLQKLIHKKGLRREKIEGSFAWQWDKFPGFGWSIEWDTEM; encoded by the coding sequence ATGAACGGATCACAGTCAACACAAATATCATCTCTCAATGAAGTGGTTGAAGAACTGAAGGAAAGATTGACGGATGGTTTGGTCGCAGTCGTGCTCTTTGGCTCACGGGCACGAGGCGATGCCCACGAAGAAAGCGATTGGGATGTCCTTGTAATTGCTCGTAACCTACCAGATCGCCTATTCCGTCGTCATGCCTTCCTGAAAGCGCAACTGCCGCCTAGGTGGCGTGCTGCTATTTCCCTCTTGGCAAAAACACCAGAAGAATTTGAGGCATCATTGCCATCTTTTTACTTGGACATCGCCCTAGATGGAATTGTGCTCTATGATCCCTACCGTTATATGCAGGAAAAACTAACCCATTTGCAGAAATTAATTCATAAGAAAGGACTGCGACGAGAAAAAATCGAGGGGAGTTTTGCTTGGCAGTGGGATAAGTTTCCCGGTTTCGGTTGGTCTATCGAATGGGACACGGAGATGTGA
- the dtd gene encoding D-tyrosyl-tRNA(Tyr) deacylase: MRAVIQRVKSASVTVEGKVVSEIQKGLLVFLGVAQEDTRADVDYMASKIANLRIFEDDEGRMNLSILDVDGEALVVSQFTLYGDCRKGRRPSFIHAARPEKADPLYQAFMDEISRLGVPVKAGIFQAMMDVELINDGPVTMMLDSNKLF; encoded by the coding sequence ATGAGAGCTGTTATCCAACGTGTTAAATCTGCTAGTGTAACCGTCGAAGGGAAGGTTGTCTCAGAAATTCAAAAGGGATTGCTCGTTTTTCTCGGCGTCGCTCAAGAGGATACCCGCGCCGATGTCGATTATATGGCAAGCAAAATCGCCAATCTCCGAATCTTTGAAGATGACGAAGGACGAATGAATTTGTCAATTTTAGATGTTGATGGCGAAGCCCTTGTCGTCTCTCAATTCACACTCTATGGGGATTGCCGCAAGGGGAGACGCCCTAGCTTCATTCACGCCGCCCGTCCTGAAAAAGCAGATCCGCTCTACCAAGCATTTATGGACGAGATCTCGCGGTTGGGGGTGCCTGTCAAGGCTGGCATATTTCAGGCGATGATGGATGTCGAACTGATTAACGATGGACCTGTCACGATGATGCTAGATAGCAATAAACTGTTTTGA
- a CDS encoding amidohydrolase, protein MRIDCQSHIFPRAYIDVLAQNPHPPQIELLRTARDNSDESACSDVSIGKRSSRREISNISDVQHGDEFVITYGDVQQFRLQEEMYLPKRKLQDMDRAGIDIALISTNIPGPCMLVPDLAIKGAQAINNAIAEMIQQHPDRFAGLASLPWQDVDATIDEMNRVHNLGFCGVMLYSHIGGRPVDAPAFDPIYRHAQAKELPIVLHPTVPTWGEAIKDHSMIPMMGLQVDTSFALLRLILGGVLERHPRLKVVMPHVGGVLPYMMGRIEHQTEVMGRGREHIKQPPSAYMRRIYLDTVSPSAQALQYAYDFSGPQYLVFGTDHPWVDPQIFVTLIEEMDIPDAEKMQIFGGNAAELFGLET, encoded by the coding sequence ATGCGGATTGACTGTCAAAGCCACATATTTCCTAGGGCGTATATTGATGTGCTTGCCCAAAACCCCCATCCACCGCAGATTGAACTGCTACGCACAGCGCGAGATAACTCCGATGAATCGGCTTGTTCAGATGTCTCGATCGGGAAACGAAGCAGTCGGCGTGAAATCTCGAACATCTCGGACGTACAGCACGGCGACGAGTTTGTTATCACTTACGGTGATGTCCAGCAGTTTCGGCTGCAGGAGGAGATGTACCTTCCCAAACGAAAACTTCAGGACATGGATAGGGCAGGTATTGACATAGCACTTATCAGTACCAATATCCCGGGCCCCTGTATGCTCGTTCCCGATTTGGCAATCAAAGGTGCACAGGCAATTAACAATGCGATTGCGGAAATGATACAGCAACACCCTGACCGATTTGCGGGACTTGCCAGCCTCCCTTGGCAGGATGTGGACGCCACCATTGATGAGATGAACCGAGTACACAACCTAGGTTTCTGTGGCGTAATGCTGTATTCACACATCGGTGGACGCCCGGTGGATGCCCCTGCTTTCGACCCGATCTACAGACATGCTCAAGCGAAGGAGTTGCCGATTGTCTTGCACCCCACCGTCCCAACATGGGGTGAGGCAATCAAGGACCACTCGATGATTCCTATGATGGGGCTGCAGGTGGACACCAGTTTTGCACTTTTACGACTGATACTCGGCGGCGTGCTTGAACGGCATCCTAGGTTAAAGGTTGTCATGCCCCATGTGGGCGGCGTTTTGCCGTACATGATGGGGCGGATTGAGCATCAAACGGAGGTGATGGGACGCGGGCGTGAACACATTAAACAGCCTCCAAGTGCCTACATGCGTCGCATTTATTTGGACACCGTTTCTCCGTCTGCACAAGCACTTCAATACGCATACGATTTTTCTGGACCACAGTATCTGGTGTTTGGCACCGATCATCCTTGGGTTGATCCGCAAATTTTTGTGACACTCATTGAGGAAATGGATATCCCCGATGCCGAAAAAATGCAAATCTTTGGTGGCAACGCCGCAGAATTGTTTGGTCTTGAAACGTAA
- the nusA gene encoding transcription termination/antitermination protein NusA — MNNDLVMTVRQIMDQTELPQAIFIEAIEAALYSAAKRRYGSTRGVSIKIDPELGNIRCFVPKKVVEIMHHFATEIPIEEALKIKPDAQLDEVIEVEIDPSEFGRIEAQTARQILVQKIKEAEREQIFQEYKEQEGEVITGYFQRTERGNLILDLERTEGLLPYSEVPRPHNYRRGDALKCLVMEVNLDQKGPQIVLSRTHNGLIARLFEIEVPEVYDGLVRIMAIARDPGDRAKVAVIATDESIDAVGTCVGVKGSRVQTVVRELEGEKIDLLPWNQDSAVFIANALQPATVVRVNIDDENTSAEVIVPDDQLSLAIGRRGQNARLAAKLTGWKIDIKSESEADVQFKEEIAEELFKPVETDSSSPTGLDLTELDGVGTKTAELLRDSGFSTVESIAQATLEELSSLPGIGAKTAEKIHHAASEMLSG; from the coding sequence ATGAATAATGATCTAGTCATGACCGTTCGTCAGATTATGGATCAGACGGAGCTGCCGCAGGCAATCTTTATTGAAGCGATCGAAGCAGCACTATACTCAGCAGCCAAGCGGCGCTACGGCTCGACACGAGGTGTGTCGATTAAAATTGATCCCGAGTTGGGGAATATTCGATGTTTTGTCCCGAAAAAAGTGGTTGAGATTATGCACCACTTTGCTACGGAAATCCCCATTGAGGAAGCATTAAAGATAAAACCCGATGCCCAGCTAGATGAGGTTATTGAGGTTGAAATCGATCCAAGCGAATTTGGGAGGATTGAAGCCCAGACGGCCCGTCAGATCCTTGTCCAAAAAATAAAAGAAGCAGAACGAGAACAGATCTTTCAGGAATATAAAGAACAAGAAGGCGAAGTTATCACCGGTTACTTCCAACGAACTGAACGGGGTAACCTGATCCTCGACCTGGAACGGACAGAAGGTCTCCTCCCTTACAGTGAAGTGCCTCGCCCGCACAATTATCGGCGAGGTGATGCGCTGAAGTGCTTAGTCATGGAGGTGAATTTAGACCAAAAAGGACCACAAATTGTCCTTTCACGTACACATAATGGTCTAATCGCCCGTTTGTTTGAAATAGAAGTTCCCGAGGTTTATGATGGCCTAGTGCGGATTATGGCAATTGCCCGCGATCCTGGGGATCGTGCAAAGGTCGCGGTCATTGCGACAGATGAGAGCATCGACGCGGTTGGCACTTGTGTGGGGGTCAAAGGGTCTCGTGTTCAAACAGTTGTAAGGGAGTTAGAGGGTGAGAAGATAGATCTCCTTCCATGGAATCAGGATTCTGCGGTCTTTATTGCGAATGCCTTACAACCTGCTACCGTTGTACGTGTGAACATTGATGACGAAAATACAAGTGCAGAAGTGATCGTGCCGGATGATCAACTATCCTTAGCGATTGGTCGGCGTGGACAAAATGCGCGGCTCGCTGCGAAGCTAACTGGCTGGAAAATCGACATAAAAAGCGAATCTGAAGCGGATGTACAATTTAAGGAAGAAATTGCAGAAGAATTGTTCAAACCCGTTGAGACGGATTCGTCCTCACCAACGGGACTTGATTTAACTGAGTTAGACGGTGTCGGCACTAAAACTGCTGAGCTTCTTAGAGATTCTGGTTTTTCAACAGTTGAATCCATCGCTCAAGCAACGTTGGAAGAACTCTCATCATTGCCGGGAATTGGTGCCAAGACGGCAGAGAAGATTCATCACGCTGCATCGGAGATGCTTTCGGGTTAA
- a CDS encoding HEPN domain-containing protein → MRSSDAQYRFRIAQGFLEESRQDVTLTRWRSAVDNAQLATENAAKSVLALVGPVGRTH, encoded by the coding sequence ATGAGGTCCTCAGACGCACAGTACCGCTTTAGAATCGCACAGGGGTTCCTAGAGGAGAGTCGTCAAGACGTTACATTGACACGTTGGCGTTCTGCGGTAGACAACGCACAATTGGCAACAGAAAATGCAGCTAAATCTGTGTTAGCTTTGGTGGGGCCTGTAGGCAGAACCCATTAA
- a CDS encoding phytanoyl-CoA dioxygenase family protein, which yields MNDAEKYLFDLNGYLVIEDVLTPDEVALANEAIDRHWDEGRTRPRDQALDGGSPALRGDKGRGELGNMLNWEEPWCNPFREMLAHPRIVPYLNQILGRGFRMDHHMFLLSMEKGAEGFIFHGSSGPGFDPNQYYIFRNGQMHCGLTVVAVQLTDVNPGDGGLIVIPGSHKSNFSCPQEIRRYESYQEHVRQVVCKAGGVIIFTEAVTHGTLPWTSAEPRRSILTRYTAGNLAYVPAYSVPEWANERQRAVMEPPYHTRLDRPVLEE from the coding sequence ATGAACGATGCGGAAAAATATCTGTTCGATCTCAACGGTTACCTCGTCATTGAGGACGTCCTCACGCCTGATGAGGTTGCCCTTGCTAATGAAGCCATTGACCGTCATTGGGACGAGGGACGCACCCGTCCCCGCGATCAGGCCTTAGACGGTGGTTCCCCTGCACTTAGAGGTGATAAGGGGCGCGGGGAACTGGGCAACATGCTCAATTGGGAAGAACCTTGGTGCAATCCCTTTCGAGAGATGTTAGCACACCCGCGAATTGTCCCTTATCTTAACCAAATCCTTGGCAGAGGCTTTCGGATGGATCACCACATGTTTCTGCTGTCAATGGAAAAAGGGGCGGAGGGGTTTATTTTTCATGGATCTTCGGGGCCGGGTTTCGATCCAAACCAATATTACATCTTCCGCAATGGTCAGATGCACTGTGGACTGACAGTTGTGGCGGTCCAGCTCACGGATGTAAACCCGGGTGACGGTGGATTGATAGTGATTCCGGGCAGCCACAAGAGCAATTTTTCATGTCCTCAAGAAATTCGGCGTTATGAGAGCTATCAGGAACATGTTCGGCAAGTTGTGTGCAAAGCCGGCGGTGTCATCATCTTCACAGAAGCGGTGACGCACGGGACGCTGCCTTGGACATCGGCTGAACCACGTCGGTCGATATTGACTCGCTATACGGCGGGCAACCTAGCGTATGTTCCGGCCTATTCCGTACCTGAATGGGCAAATGAGAGGCAGCGAGCGGTGATGGAACCACCGTATCATACACGGTTAGATCGACCTGTGTTAGAGGAATAG
- a CDS encoding PD40 domain-containing protein, with amino-acid sequence MSKGAIYPSEAKTFQDACTGAKIRQVTDHPSIHHHPFFFIPAYDDAMRWLIFISCRTGSPQIFAEERSTGSLIQLTDRPDLSNWSIYPSHGGHAVFFTAGTSAWRLDLETFEERELVNFAVTQRGEEGTVSPAAGTTGLSYDDRWWAVRFNVDGGSALAIINTETGEHETILRRDSVGHLQFCPDDSNLLFYAGPLTDRVWIIRRDGSDNRRLYARNVEKNEWITHESWIPRTRELAFVDWPHGIRCVHVDTGAERRVTSCNAWHAICNRQGTLMVADTNFPDIGLQLFDPRDGVGEPVTLCYSKASSIGEHWNGPFPYAKGPVKVHAEQHTHPHPSFSPDGRIVVYTSDRTRHSQVYEVEIPDRFIVF; translated from the coding sequence ATGTCCAAAGGCGCAATTTACCCATCGGAAGCCAAGACATTTCAGGATGCATGCACCGGTGCGAAGATTCGGCAGGTAACTGATCATCCCTCAATTCATCACCACCCCTTCTTTTTCATTCCCGCGTATGATGATGCCATGCGGTGGTTGATCTTCATCTCATGCCGTACCGGTTCACCCCAGATCTTTGCTGAAGAGCGTTCTACTGGCTCGCTTATCCAACTGACGGATCGCCCGGATCTCAGCAATTGGTCGATCTACCCCTCGCACGGTGGACATGCTGTTTTCTTCACAGCAGGCACAAGCGCGTGGCGGTTAGATCTTGAGACGTTTGAAGAACGGGAGTTGGTCAATTTTGCCGTAACACAGAGAGGAGAGGAAGGTACAGTCTCTCCCGCAGCGGGAACAACAGGGTTAAGTTATGACGATCGGTGGTGGGCCGTACGCTTCAACGTTGACGGGGGCTCAGCGTTAGCAATTATTAACACTGAAACAGGCGAACACGAAACCATCCTTCGGCGTGACAGTGTTGGTCATTTACAATTCTGTCCGGACGATTCAAACTTGCTTTTCTACGCCGGTCCACTCACTGACCGTGTCTGGATAATTCGGCGGGATGGTAGCGACAACCGCCGGCTGTACGCCCGTAATGTTGAAAAAAACGAATGGATCACCCATGAGTCGTGGATTCCCCGCACACGCGAGTTGGCATTCGTTGATTGGCCTCACGGTATTCGTTGCGTCCATGTGGACACAGGCGCAGAGCGACGTGTCACCTCCTGTAATGCTTGGCACGCAATCTGTAACCGTCAAGGCACACTGATGGTTGCCGACACAAACTTTCCCGACATTGGTCTTCAGCTTTTCGATCCGCGTGATGGGGTCGGAGAACCGGTGACACTGTGCTACTCAAAAGCATCATCTATCGGTGAACACTGGAACGGTCCATTTCCGTATGCGAAGGGGCCAGTTAAGGTCCACGCCGAGCAACATACCCACCCGCACCCCTCTTTCAGTCCTGATGGGAGAATAGTAGTTTACACATCGGATCGCACTAGACACAGTCAGGTATATGAGGTTGAAATTCCAGACAGATTTATAGTTTTTTAG
- a CDS encoding Gfo/Idh/MocA family oxidoreductase yields MSRLKYALIGYGRRGRSHIETAAALKETFEIVAVCDAHTASAEEGATQFNVSAYTDVREMVEREQPEVCDIVVPAELHHVVSCYLSRCGIHHNVETPLAPTLGLMDLMIETAAEHSVKLQTSENFPFVPVEQFVCKLIRGNVIGPVHKCYRLFSTTGYHGLAAIRCRLDATPVAVSSISHTMPVVPYVDHAKRGFNTESLEFYAVDFDNGGIGIAMVGNKNSRLGRNSLVGFETCGERGTIVTNGNQSASGGETVNVCTAEDIAERAGQARTYEFQREYAASKVIKRIFVELPDELGGTIEWGNPYLEVGLPEHNISLATMLDGIGRAVREDVDPLWTGEMGRADQEMVLAADRSIRMNRQPVALPLPQDPCEEEAFDRNFEQRFGVPPREDLEKALTVNFKAR; encoded by the coding sequence ATGTCACGCTTGAAGTATGCCCTCATCGGCTATGGTCGTCGAGGTCGATCACATATCGAAACCGCCGCAGCGTTGAAAGAGACCTTTGAAATTGTAGCAGTTTGCGATGCTCATACGGCATCAGCAGAGGAAGGGGCGACACAGTTCAACGTGAGTGCTTACACCGATGTTCGTGAGATGGTTGAACGTGAGCAACCGGAGGTCTGTGATATTGTCGTACCCGCAGAACTTCATCATGTGGTATCTTGCTATTTATCGCGTTGCGGCATCCATCACAACGTCGAGACGCCCCTTGCACCGACGCTTGGATTGATGGATCTGATGATTGAGACTGCTGCCGAACACAGCGTCAAACTGCAAACCTCCGAAAACTTTCCGTTTGTCCCAGTTGAACAATTTGTTTGCAAACTCATCCGTGGAAATGTCATCGGACCTGTCCACAAATGTTACCGCCTCTTTTCAACGACAGGGTATCACGGTTTGGCTGCGATACGGTGCCGGCTGGATGCTACGCCTGTTGCTGTTAGCAGCATCAGTCATACGATGCCCGTTGTTCCCTATGTTGACCATGCCAAACGTGGCTTCAATACCGAAAGCCTTGAATTCTACGCTGTCGATTTCGATAACGGGGGCATCGGAATTGCGATGGTCGGTAATAAAAACAGCCGTCTCGGTCGGAACTCACTGGTCGGTTTCGAGACCTGTGGCGAGCGCGGTACGATTGTGACTAACGGCAATCAGAGCGCATCGGGCGGGGAAACGGTTAACGTTTGCACCGCTGAAGATATCGCGGAGCGTGCGGGTCAGGCGAGGACTTACGAATTTCAGCGTGAATATGCTGCATCAAAGGTCATTAAGCGGATCTTTGTCGAACTACCGGACGAATTGGGCGGAACGATTGAATGGGGGAATCCGTATTTGGAGGTGGGACTCCCAGAGCATAACATCTCATTGGCAACGATGCTTGATGGGATCGGGCGCGCTGTGCGGGAGGATGTTGATCCACTCTGGACGGGTGAGATGGGTCGAGCGGATCAGGAGATGGTTTTGGCTGCCGACAGATCAATTCGGATGAATCGGCAGCCGGTTGCGCTGCCTTTGCCACAGGATCCATGTGAGGAAGAAGCGTTTGACAGGAATTTTGAGCAGCGATTTGGTGTCCCTCCCCGTGAAGATTTGGAGAAAGCGTTAACAGTCAATTTCAAGGCACGGTAA